A stretch of the Synechocystis sp. PCC 7338 genome encodes the following:
- a CDS encoding phosphomannose isomerase type II C-terminal cupin domain, with protein MNDSPEAPSPAPMPHPETTRTPPWGMVTMLEEGPRYRINRIVVKPGQHMSTQMHYHRSEHWVVVSGTAKVTCNGEEKLLNQKESTYVPMNTPHRVENPGVIDLVMIEVQNGEYLGDDDIVRFPEEFPKS; from the coding sequence ATGAATGATTCCCCTGAAGCCCCCAGTCCTGCCCCCATGCCCCATCCCGAAACGACCCGTACTCCCCCCTGGGGCATGGTCACCATGTTGGAAGAGGGCCCCCGCTATCGCATTAACCGTATTGTGGTCAAACCGGGGCAACATATGAGCACCCAGATGCATTACCACCGTAGTGAACATTGGGTGGTGGTGTCGGGCACGGCCAAGGTGACCTGTAACGGCGAGGAGAAATTATTGAACCAAAAGGAGTCAACCTATGTGCCGATGAATACCCCCCATCGGGTGGAAAATCCCGGGGTAATTGACTTGGTGATGATTGAGGTGCAAAACGGTGAATATTTGGGGGATGATGATATTGTTCGTTTCCCCGAGGAGTTTCCAAAGTCCTAA
- the groES gene encoding co-chaperone GroES: MAAITINVSTVKPLGDRVFVKVSPAEEKTAGGILLPDNAKEKPQIGEVVQVGPGKRNDDGTYSPVEVKVGDKVLYSKYAGTDIKLGGDDYVLLTEKDILASVA; encoded by the coding sequence ATGGCCGCTATTACCATTAATGTTTCTACTGTGAAACCCCTTGGCGATCGGGTGTTTGTGAAAGTAAGCCCCGCTGAAGAGAAAACCGCTGGGGGTATTTTGTTGCCCGATAACGCCAAAGAAAAACCCCAAATTGGTGAAGTTGTCCAAGTTGGCCCCGGCAAACGCAACGACGACGGCACCTACTCCCCGGTTGAAGTTAAAGTTGGTGATAAAGTCCTTTATTCCAAATATGCCGGCACCGACATCAAACTTGGTGGCGACGACTATGTTCTGTTAACTGAAAAAGATATTTTGGCCTCCGTTGCCTAA
- a CDS encoding apocarotenoid-15,15'-oxygenase, whose protein sequence is MVTSLTTSSPSQRSYSPQNWLKGYQSQPQEWDYWIEDVEGTVPPDLQGTLYRNGPGLLEIGDRPLKHPFDGDGMVTAFKFPGDGRVHFQNRFVRTQGYVEEQAAGKMIYRGVFGSQPAGGWLKNIFDLRLKNIANTNITYWGDRLLALWEGGQPHRLEPSNLATIGLDDLGGILAEGQPLSAHPRIDPASIFDGGQPCYVTFSIKSGLSSTLTLLELDPQGKLLRQKTDTFPGFAFIHDFAITPHYAIFLQNNVTFNALPYVLGWRGAGECVQFHPEKTAQIILAPRDDGEIQRISVQAGFVFHHANAFEQAGKIVLDSICYNSLPQVGPDVDFRSTDFDNLDPGQLWRFTIDPETATVEKQLMVSRCCEFPVIHPQQVGRAYRYVYMGAAHHGTGNAPLQAILKVDLDSGTETLRSFAPHGFAGEPIFVPRPQGVAEDDGWLLCLIYNADLHRSQLVILHAQNITAPAIATLTLKHHIPYPLHGSWAKA, encoded by the coding sequence ATGGTTACTTCCCTCACCACCAGTTCCCCCTCACAGCGATCCTACAGTCCCCAGAATTGGCTGAAGGGTTACCAATCCCAGCCCCAGGAATGGGATTACTGGATCGAGGATGTGGAAGGCACCGTACCTCCAGATCTCCAGGGCACCCTATATCGCAATGGCCCAGGACTGTTGGAAATTGGCGATCGCCCTTTGAAGCATCCCTTTGATGGGGACGGCATGGTAACGGCTTTTAAATTTCCTGGAGATGGGCGGGTACATTTCCAAAATCGATTTGTGCGCACCCAGGGCTATGTGGAAGAGCAAGCGGCGGGCAAAATGATCTACCGGGGAGTCTTTGGCTCCCAACCGGCGGGGGGCTGGCTCAAAAATATTTTTGATTTACGGCTAAAAAACATTGCCAACACCAACATTACTTACTGGGGCGATCGCCTCTTGGCCCTGTGGGAAGGGGGCCAACCCCATCGGTTAGAACCATCAAATTTAGCGACCATCGGCTTGGACGATTTGGGCGGCATCCTGGCGGAAGGGCAACCTCTCTCAGCCCATCCCCGCATTGATCCAGCCTCTATTTTTGATGGGGGCCAACCCTGCTACGTCACCTTTTCGATCAAATCCGGCCTAAGCAGTACCTTAACTCTGCTGGAACTAGACCCCCAAGGCAAACTGTTACGACAAAAAACCGACACCTTTCCTGGTTTTGCCTTTATCCACGACTTTGCCATCACCCCCCATTACGCCATCTTTTTGCAAAATAATGTGACCTTCAACGCTTTGCCCTACGTTTTGGGTTGGCGGGGAGCTGGGGAATGTGTGCAATTCCATCCGGAAAAAACGGCCCAAATTATTTTGGCGCCCAGGGACGACGGGGAAATTCAAAGAATTTCAGTGCAGGCAGGTTTTGTTTTCCACCATGCCAATGCCTTTGAGCAGGCTGGTAAAATAGTCCTCGATTCTATTTGTTACAATTCCCTGCCCCAGGTCGGCCCCGATGTGGATTTTCGTAGTACGGATTTTGACAACTTAGATCCCGGACAGCTGTGGCGTTTCACCATTGATCCGGAAACAGCGACAGTGGAAAAACAGTTAATGGTTAGTCGTTGTTGTGAGTTTCCCGTCATCCATCCCCAGCAAGTTGGCAGGGCATATCGCTATGTTTACATGGGAGCCGCCCACCATGGCACCGGCAATGCGCCCCTCCAGGCCATTCTTAAAGTTGACCTAGATTCCGGTACTGAAACTCTGCGTTCCTTTGCTCCCCATGGTTTTGCGGGGGAACCAATTTTTGTCCCCCGACCCCAAGGCGTGGCTGAGGATGACGGTTGGTTGCTCTGTCTGATTTATAATGCTGATTTGCACCGTTCCCAGTTGGTGATCCTCCATGCCCAAAACATCACTGCTCCGGCGATCGCCACATTGACGTTAAAACATCACATTCCCTATCCCCTCCATGGTTCCTGGGCAAAGGCGTGA
- the groL gene encoding chaperonin GroEL (60 kDa chaperone family; promotes refolding of misfolded polypeptides especially under stressful conditions; forms two stacked rings of heptamers to form a barrel-shaped 14mer; ends can be capped by GroES; misfolded proteins enter the barrel where they are refolded when GroES binds) has protein sequence MAKSIIYNDEARRALERGMDILAEAVAVTLGPKGRNVVLEKKFGSPQIINDGITIAKEIELEDHVENTGVSLIRQAASKTNDVAGDGTTTATVLAHAIVKEGLRNVAAGANPISLKRGIDKATEFLVARIKEHAQPVGDSKAIAQVGAISAGNDEEVGQMIANAMDKVGQEGVISLEEGKSMTTELEITEGMRFDKGYISPYFVTDAERMEAVLEDPRILITDKKINLVQDLVPILEQVARQGKPLLIIAEDIEKEALATLVVNRLRGVLNVAAVKAPGFGDRRKQMLEDIATLTGGQVISEDAGLKLESATVDSLGSARRINITKDNTTIVAEGNEAAVKSRCEQIRRQIEETDSSYDKEKLQERLAKLAGGVAVIKVGAATETEMKDRKLRLEDAINATKAAVEEGIVPGGGTTLAHLAPQLEDWANGNLKDEELTGALIVSRALPAPLKRIAENAGQNGAVISERVKEKDFNIGYNAATLEYVDMLAAGIVDPAKVTRSALQNAASIAGMVLTTECIVVDKPEKEKAPAGAPGGDFDY, from the coding sequence ATGGCTAAATCCATCATCTACAACGACGAAGCTCGCCGCGCCCTGGAACGGGGTATGGACATTCTGGCGGAAGCTGTGGCTGTTACCCTCGGCCCCAAAGGTCGTAACGTTGTCCTTGAGAAAAAATTTGGTTCCCCCCAAATTATCAATGACGGCATCACGATCGCCAAGGAAATTGAACTGGAAGACCATGTGGAAAACACCGGGGTTTCCTTGATTCGTCAGGCTGCTTCTAAAACTAACGATGTGGCTGGAGACGGCACCACCACTGCTACGGTTTTGGCCCACGCCATTGTCAAAGAAGGTCTACGGAATGTGGCCGCCGGTGCTAACCCTATTTCCCTCAAGCGGGGTATTGATAAAGCCACTGAATTTCTTGTTGCTCGGATCAAAGAGCATGCCCAGCCCGTGGGAGATTCCAAGGCGATCGCCCAGGTGGGAGCCATTTCCGCCGGTAACGATGAAGAAGTTGGCCAAATGATTGCCAATGCCATGGATAAAGTAGGCCAGGAAGGGGTTATTTCCCTGGAAGAAGGCAAATCCATGACCACCGAGTTGGAAATCACCGAAGGGATGCGCTTCGATAAGGGCTATATTTCCCCCTACTTCGTCACCGATGCTGAACGGATGGAAGCGGTTCTTGAAGATCCCCGCATTTTGATCACCGACAAAAAAATCAACTTGGTGCAGGACTTGGTGCCCATCCTCGAACAAGTGGCCCGCCAAGGTAAGCCTTTGTTAATCATTGCCGAAGACATCGAAAAAGAAGCCCTCGCTACCCTCGTGGTTAACCGTCTCCGGGGTGTGCTCAATGTGGCCGCCGTTAAAGCTCCCGGCTTTGGCGATCGCCGTAAACAAATGCTGGAAGACATTGCTACCCTCACCGGTGGTCAAGTAATCAGCGAAGATGCCGGTCTGAAACTGGAAAGCGCCACTGTGGATAGCCTCGGTTCTGCCCGTCGCATCAACATCACCAAAGACAACACCACCATTGTGGCCGAAGGCAACGAAGCCGCTGTAAAATCCCGCTGTGAGCAAATCCGTCGCCAGATCGAAGAAACCGATTCTAGCTACGACAAAGAGAAACTCCAAGAGCGCTTGGCTAAATTGGCCGGTGGTGTAGCGGTAATCAAAGTTGGTGCCGCCACGGAAACCGAAATGAAAGACCGCAAACTCCGTCTGGAAGATGCCATCAACGCTACCAAAGCTGCTGTGGAAGAAGGCATTGTCCCCGGTGGTGGTACCACCCTGGCCCACTTGGCCCCCCAATTGGAAGACTGGGCCAACGGCAACCTCAAGGATGAAGAGTTAACCGGTGCTTTGATCGTCTCCCGGGCCTTGCCTGCTCCCCTAAAACGGATTGCGGAAAACGCCGGTCAAAACGGTGCGGTAATCTCCGAGCGGGTCAAAGAAAAAGACTTCAACATTGGCTACAATGCTGCCACCTTGGAGTATGTGGACATGCTGGCTGCCGGTATCGTTGACCCTGCCAAAGTAACCCGTTCTGCTCTGCAGAATGCGGCCTCCATCGCAGGCATGGTCTTGACCACCGAATGTATCGTTGTGGACAAGCCTGAAAAAGAAAAAGCCCCTGCTGGTGCCCCCGGTGGTGACTTCGACTACTAA
- the ilvA gene encoding threonine ammonia-lyase, biosynthetic translates to MTTDYLERILKARVYDVALESPLDLAANLSKRLGNRVYFKREDLQPVFSFKLRGAYNKMAQLSPELLEKGVIAASAGNHAQGVALGASKLGTRAIIVMPETTPQVKVEAVKARGGVVVLYGETYDDAYGHARQLEQEKGLTFIHPFNDPDVIAGQGTIGMEILRQYQQPIDAIFVAIGGGGLIAGVAAYVKRLYPEIKIIGVEPKDADAMRQSLAAGKRIKLDQVGLFADGVAVREVGDLTFPLCQQYVDEILVVDTDDTCAAIKDCFEDTRSILEPAGALAIAGLKQYVQRENCQQQTLVAIACGANMNFDRLRFVAERAEYGEQREAIFAVTIPEQRGSLRKFCEGLGKHNITEFSYRIAEGPDAHIFVGIQVQNRSDASQLAANFTRQGFKTLDLTDDELTKLHLRHMVGGRPPQVTQSENQRELLYRFEFPERPGALMKFLGCMNPAWNISLFHYRNHGADYGRIIVGMQVPPAETEQWQQFLANLGYRHWNESDNPVYRLFLR, encoded by the coding sequence ATGACCACCGATTACCTCGAAAGAATTCTTAAGGCCCGGGTTTATGATGTGGCGCTCGAATCTCCGTTGGATTTGGCTGCCAATTTATCCAAGCGGCTGGGTAATCGAGTTTACTTTAAGCGGGAAGACCTACAGCCAGTGTTTTCCTTTAAGTTGCGGGGGGCCTATAACAAAATGGCCCAGTTATCCCCGGAATTATTAGAAAAAGGAGTAATTGCGGCTTCGGCGGGTAACCATGCCCAGGGGGTGGCCCTAGGGGCTTCTAAGTTGGGCACCAGGGCTATTATTGTGATGCCGGAAACCACTCCCCAGGTAAAAGTGGAAGCGGTTAAAGCTCGGGGAGGTGTGGTGGTGCTCTATGGAGAAACCTATGACGATGCCTATGGCCACGCGCGGCAGTTGGAACAGGAAAAAGGCTTAACCTTTATTCATCCCTTCAATGATCCCGATGTGATTGCCGGCCAGGGCACCATTGGCATGGAAATTTTACGTCAGTATCAACAGCCCATTGATGCAATTTTTGTGGCGATCGGCGGGGGGGGGCTGATTGCTGGGGTGGCGGCCTATGTTAAACGGCTCTATCCAGAAATTAAAATTATTGGTGTGGAGCCCAAGGATGCCGATGCCATGCGCCAATCCCTGGCGGCGGGGAAACGGATCAAACTAGACCAAGTGGGACTTTTTGCCGACGGTGTGGCGGTGCGGGAAGTGGGGGATTTAACTTTTCCCCTCTGTCAGCAGTATGTGGATGAAATTTTGGTGGTGGATACTGATGACACCTGTGCGGCTATTAAAGATTGTTTTGAAGATACCCGCTCAATTTTGGAGCCGGCCGGAGCCTTGGCCATTGCAGGGCTTAAACAATATGTGCAAAGAGAAAACTGTCAGCAACAAACCCTAGTGGCGATCGCCTGTGGGGCCAACATGAACTTTGACCGCTTGAGATTTGTGGCGGAAAGGGCCGAATATGGGGAACAACGGGAGGCCATTTTTGCGGTGACCATTCCCGAACAAAGGGGCAGTTTGAGAAAATTTTGCGAAGGGTTAGGCAAGCATAACATTACCGAATTTAGTTACCGCATTGCGGAAGGCCCCGATGCCCATATTTTTGTTGGTATTCAGGTACAAAACCGTAGTGATGCTTCCCAGTTGGCGGCCAATTTCACCCGCCAAGGATTTAAAACCCTAGATTTAACCGATGATGAACTGACTAAACTCCACTTGCGTCATATGGTGGGAGGCCGCCCTCCCCAGGTGACCCAATCAGAGAACCAGCGAGAATTACTGTACCGGTTTGAATTTCCTGAGCGGCCGGGGGCATTAATGAAATTTCTGGGTTGTATGAATCCCGCCTGGAATATTAGTTTGTTCCATTACCGCAACCATGGGGCTGACTACGGCAGAATTATCGTCGGTATGCAGGTTCCCCCAGCAGAAACAGAACAGTGGCAACAATTTTTAGCTAATTTAGGTTATCGCCATTGGAATGAGAGTGACAATCCGGTTTATCGTCTCTTTTTACGCTAA
- a CDS encoding BrnA antitoxin family protein, with amino-acid sequence MRQEYDFSKGKRGAIIPSNRKTRITIYLDDDVLDHFRIDAEARGMGYQTLINQVLRQCMQSPAEQSITETDLRRILREELSEMR; translated from the coding sequence ATGAGACAGGAATATGATTTTTCCAAAGGAAAACGAGGCGCCATCATTCCATCCAACAGAAAAACCCGCATTACGATTTATCTCGATGATGATGTTTTGGATCATTTTCGAATAGATGCTGAGGCAAGGGGCATGGGCTATCAAACCTTGATTAATCAGGTGCTAAGACAATGTATGCAGTCTCCTGCCGAACAATCAATAACTGAAACTGATTTACGACGTATTCTGCGAGAAGAATTGTCAGAAATGAGATGA
- a CDS encoding CPBP family intramembrane glutamic endopeptidase: MKRIILALLTVISLVPFLLSLVGSLEEPQVQSQLQLSQTNLLLQASAWQGNEESGTWGATLQKALLESQPQQGGLKQYEMAVQELVDHLDRLKTQQAVLEASPNSDPTPIQAVIAKNQKTLNQLQINLGLLQYAENQPEQALGTWESVVGNGGQNQQKIATVLIALEQSQPIPPNAEAVINDQLKGWFRWQGLTRLYRRQGNIERPDQVCDTPACGALQTEVERASQRALVKLALLNSLPLLGGGIGVLLIVGLLLQWALGREKTILATNAKTKWDTPWNWETTWQVLVVGFFFPSQIVLPLVVGVLPLPMADLSLLGKAFYVLATYGAIATVGLGVLFLSLKDFRPLPDGWFTLRPNLGAILWGLGGYLVALPLVVLVSLINQEIWQGQGGSNPLLSLALDSQNWLVLGIFFFTAAILAPVFEEIIFRGFLLPALTRYFPVSVAIILSSLLFAIAHLNVSEILPLFVLGSVLGLVYSRSRNLLSSMILHSLWNSGTLLSLFILGGG; this comes from the coding sequence ATGAAGCGAATTATCCTCGCCCTGTTGACGGTTATTTCCCTGGTGCCCTTTTTGCTTTCTCTCGTGGGAAGTTTAGAGGAGCCCCAAGTACAGTCCCAGCTACAGCTTTCCCAAACCAATCTGTTATTGCAAGCTTCGGCTTGGCAGGGGAACGAGGAATCGGGCACATGGGGGGCAACCCTGCAAAAAGCCCTCTTGGAAAGTCAGCCCCAACAGGGGGGGTTAAAACAGTACGAAATGGCAGTCCAGGAGTTGGTTGACCATCTGGACCGTCTCAAAACGCAACAAGCAGTGTTGGAAGCCAGTCCCAATAGCGATCCGACCCCGATCCAAGCGGTCATTGCCAAAAATCAAAAGACCCTCAACCAACTCCAAATTAATTTAGGATTGTTGCAATACGCCGAAAATCAGCCGGAACAAGCCCTGGGTACCTGGGAATCTGTGGTGGGCAACGGTGGGCAAAATCAGCAAAAAATCGCCACAGTGTTAATTGCCCTAGAACAATCCCAGCCCATACCCCCTAATGCGGAAGCGGTGATTAATGATCAATTAAAGGGGTGGTTTCGTTGGCAAGGGTTAACCCGGCTTTACCGTCGCCAGGGCAATATTGAAAGGCCCGATCAGGTCTGTGATACCCCCGCCTGTGGAGCATTGCAAACAGAAGTAGAAAGGGCCAGCCAGCGGGCATTGGTGAAATTAGCCTTACTGAACAGTTTGCCTTTGCTGGGAGGAGGCATAGGCGTTTTACTAATAGTTGGACTTTTACTACAGTGGGCTCTGGGTCGGGAGAAGACGATTCTGGCTACTAATGCCAAAACCAAATGGGACACTCCCTGGAATTGGGAAACCACTTGGCAGGTGTTGGTGGTGGGTTTCTTTTTCCCCAGTCAGATTGTTTTGCCCTTGGTGGTGGGGGTGTTACCTCTGCCCATGGCAGATTTATCGTTGTTGGGTAAAGCTTTTTACGTATTAGCCACCTATGGGGCGATCGCCACAGTGGGTTTGGGGGTGTTATTCCTCTCCCTAAAAGATTTTCGTCCCCTGCCCGACGGCTGGTTTACCCTGCGTCCTAACCTAGGGGCGATACTCTGGGGCTTGGGAGGGTATCTGGTGGCATTGCCTTTGGTGGTGTTGGTATCCCTAATAAATCAGGAAATTTGGCAGGGTCAAGGGGGCAGTAATCCCCTGCTTTCCCTTGCTCTGGACTCCCAAAATTGGTTGGTGCTTGGGATTTTCTTTTTTACCGCCGCCATTTTAGCGCCGGTGTTTGAGGAAATTATCTTCCGAGGCTTTCTCCTACCGGCCCTAACCCGTTACTTCCCCGTTAGTGTGGCGATTATTCTCAGTAGTTTATTGTTTGCCATTGCCCATTTGAATGTGTCGGAAATTTTGCCTCTATTCGTCTTGGGCTCCGTTCTCGGACTGGTTTACAGTCGTTCCCGCAATCTTTTATCCTCCATGATTCTTCACAGTTTATGGAATAGTGGAACTTTATTAAGCCTATTTATTTTGGGGGGCGGTTGA
- a CDS encoding cell division protein SepF has product MILTKLKDFVGISEHDEYEEDYDEEMELPQAVTTAPPPAEEVAPLPRISREPLSLNNDTPIGTGVRNNVIGMPGINNSVAEVVVVEPHSFDEMPQVIQTLRERKSVVLNLNVMDPDEAQRAVDFVAGGTFAMDGHQERIGESIFLFTPNCVKVSSLAGRSQESNDAPASSGADSFPTWGYETSRLAQ; this is encoded by the coding sequence ATGATTTTGACCAAGTTAAAAGACTTCGTCGGCATCAGTGAACATGATGAGTACGAAGAAGATTACGATGAAGAAATGGAGTTGCCCCAAGCGGTGACCACGGCCCCACCGCCCGCAGAAGAAGTTGCCCCTCTCCCCCGCATTAGTCGGGAACCTTTAAGCTTAAATAATGACACCCCTATTGGTACAGGAGTAAGAAATAACGTGATTGGTATGCCCGGCATCAACAACAGTGTGGCAGAGGTGGTCGTCGTCGAACCCCATTCCTTCGATGAAATGCCCCAGGTGATTCAAACCCTACGGGAACGGAAGTCGGTGGTGTTAAATCTGAATGTAATGGACCCCGATGAGGCCCAACGGGCGGTGGATTTTGTTGCCGGTGGTACTTTTGCCATGGATGGCCACCAAGAACGGATTGGTGAGAGCATTTTTCTGTTCACCCCCAACTGTGTGAAGGTGAGTTCCCTGGCCGGCCGCAGTCAGGAATCCAATGATGCCCCCGCCAGCAGTGGTGCTGATTCTTTTCCCACTTGGGGCTATGAGACTAGTCGTTTGGCCCAGTAA
- a CDS encoding DUF3007 family protein: MRRIDALAIALGFFLLGGVVYAGLQGFGIEAQQAGIWTQAVLVGGLLIWLLSYVTRVFTHDMTYHQQIKEYEDKMIELRWANMTPEEREKLQAEVVEEKDTLSS, from the coding sequence ATGCGACGCATTGATGCTTTGGCCATTGCCTTGGGTTTTTTCCTCCTGGGCGGAGTTGTTTACGCTGGATTACAGGGCTTTGGCATCGAAGCTCAGCAGGCCGGCATTTGGACCCAAGCGGTGCTGGTGGGTGGCCTACTGATTTGGTTGCTTTCCTATGTCACTAGGGTATTTACCCACGACATGACCTACCACCAACAGATTAAAGAGTATGAAGATAAAATGATCGAACTCCGTTGGGCCAATATGACCCCAGAGGAGCGGGAAAAACTCCAGGCTGAAGTGGTGGAAGAAAAGGATACCCTCAGTTCTTGA
- a CDS encoding Maf family nucleotide pyrophosphatase: MRPTFVLASASPARKRLLEMAGIVPLVAVSHFDESSLTADNTVALVEALAKAKAETVASKFADALILGCDSLLLVNGQTYGKPESPAVAIARWQTMRGQVGELYTGHALIDRTQNRCLCQTGLTKVHFADVDDDTIQAYVDSGEPLQCAGAFALEGKGGMLINKLDGCSSNVIGLSLPILRSLLQRLGYSLADFWQSSTKKVN; encoded by the coding sequence ATGCGTCCAACTTTTGTCCTTGCTTCTGCCTCCCCTGCCCGCAAGCGTTTACTAGAAATGGCCGGCATCGTCCCTCTGGTGGCCGTGAGTCATTTCGACGAATCTTCCTTAACCGCTGACAACACAGTGGCCTTGGTGGAAGCCCTGGCCAAAGCTAAAGCAGAGACGGTGGCCAGCAAATTTGCCGATGCCCTCATCCTTGGCTGTGATTCCCTCCTATTGGTCAATGGTCAAACCTACGGCAAACCAGAGTCCCCGGCCGTGGCGATCGCCCGTTGGCAAACCATGCGGGGTCAGGTGGGGGAATTGTATACGGGCCATGCTCTGATTGACCGCACCCAAAACCGTTGCCTCTGCCAAACGGGGTTAACCAAAGTTCATTTTGCGGATGTGGACGACGACACCATCCAAGCTTACGTGGACAGTGGGGAACCTCTCCAATGTGCTGGGGCGTTTGCCCTGGAAGGCAAAGGGGGAATGTTGATTAATAAACTGGACGGGTGTTCTAGTAACGTGATTGGCCTAAGTTTGCCCATTTTGAGGTCATTGTTGCAACGGTTGGGCTACTCCTTGGCTGACTTTTGGCAAAGTTCAACTAAGAAAGTGAACTAG
- a CDS encoding DUF177 domain-containing protein, whose protein sequence is MVIQPLYLPHLLKQPRSTQVLSVDQAIANLTTLTPVRGEVTVRHGGTFLEVTANAETIVTLHCDRCAQSYNQRLALDTKEILWLDNQGENTLPVSERELSWDDLSEVLPPDGHFDVETWLYEQFNLALPLKNLCGKDCQAPQVPDDGPDNGFDRRWAALADLKQQLN, encoded by the coding sequence ATGGTTATACAGCCTCTTTATCTCCCCCATCTACTCAAACAGCCCCGGTCTACTCAGGTCTTGTCTGTTGACCAGGCGATCGCCAATCTAACAACCTTAACTCCAGTGCGGGGGGAAGTGACGGTGCGCCACGGGGGAACTTTTTTGGAAGTGACAGCCAATGCTGAAACCATTGTTACCCTCCACTGTGACCGCTGTGCCCAAAGCTATAACCAACGCTTGGCATTAGACACCAAGGAAATACTCTGGTTGGATAACCAAGGAGAAAATACACTGCCAGTCTCAGAACGGGAACTAAGTTGGGATGATTTGTCGGAAGTGTTGCCCCCTGATGGTCACTTTGATGTGGAAACCTGGTTATATGAGCAATTTAATTTAGCTCTGCCCCTGAAAAATTTATGTGGGAAAGATTGCCAAGCCCCCCAGGTCCCTGATGACGGCCCAGACAATGGCTTTGATCGCCGTTGGGCCGCCCTAGCGGATTTGAAACAGCAATTGAATTAA
- the ndhL gene encoding NAD(P)H-quinone oxidoreductase subunit L, with protein MEDLLGLLLSETGLLAIIYLGLSLSYLLVFPALLYWYLQKRWYVASSIERLAMYFLVFLFFPGLLVLSPVLNLRPRRRTQTA; from the coding sequence ATGGAAGATTTATTAGGTTTGTTACTTTCCGAAACCGGTTTATTGGCGATAATTTACCTAGGCCTAAGCCTATCCTATCTACTGGTTTTTCCTGCTTTGCTATATTGGTACCTACAAAAGCGTTGGTACGTAGCTAGTTCCATCGAAAGACTGGCCATGTATTTTCTGGTGTTTCTCTTCTTCCCTGGGCTATTGGTACTCAGTCCGGTGCTGAATCTGCGCCCCCGCCGTCGGACTCAGACTGCCTAA
- a CDS encoding RDD family protein, translating to MKDCPLPPEQSLIMYDDDQRRDRRLPLAPLERRGYGYLLDFVIIWLFSSLAAGLVQLLIFIAGWFALRVILVSANQGQSLGGWAFDTRVVHLKMKRLPGILELSQREGILGAASYLAMVGLNINFANGVSFLLLVSPLFGDLIWAIAEDGLGQAFHDRVAGTVVLSSRRGFSLDLRLKRFWYDLKKQWDNRQRRR from the coding sequence ATGAAAGATTGTCCCTTACCCCCCGAGCAAAGCTTGATTATGTATGACGACGACCAGCGCCGCGATCGCCGCTTACCCCTGGCCCCATTGGAACGGCGAGGCTATGGCTACCTGTTGGATTTTGTCATAATTTGGTTGTTCAGCAGTCTGGCCGCAGGTTTGGTGCAGCTACTAATTTTTATCGCTGGTTGGTTTGCCCTGAGGGTGATTTTGGTGTCTGCTAACCAGGGGCAAAGCTTGGGGGGCTGGGCCTTCGACACCAGGGTGGTGCACCTGAAGATGAAGCGTTTACCAGGTATTTTGGAGTTGAGCCAACGGGAAGGCATTTTGGGCGCCGCTTCTTACCTAGCCATGGTGGGCTTAAATATTAACTTTGCCAATGGGGTAAGTTTTTTACTGTTGGTGTCGCCTCTGTTTGGCGATTTGATCTGGGCGATCGCCGAGGATGGCCTTGGCCAAGCGTTCCATGACCGTGTTGCCGGCACAGTAGTGTTGAGCAGTCGGCGCGGTTTTTCCCTCGACTTAAGACTGAAAAGGTTTTGGTATGACCTCAAAAAACAGTGGGATAATAGGCAACGAAGGCGTTAG